A portion of the Manihot esculenta cultivar AM560-2 chromosome 2, M.esculenta_v8, whole genome shotgun sequence genome contains these proteins:
- the LOC110608547 gene encoding F-box/LRR-repeat protein At3g48880, producing MEKKKCKGLAISSSRNWANMEYEVLVYIFMKLSTMDLLSSISLVCHSWRAACCNPLLWFTLDLARLKYSFDCPMDLGALLHSWQSTRLMQILNSALILGGNNIMCLIFHFDAHIKDEHLIFAAERCPRLKQLVLPAWNQITANGFSAAIRKLKNLESLTLPCNYFPSSLLQIIGINCPKLTKLKIMSPFDADFAQTLFIYLPNLKVLSLRCTIVHKDALRLTLMLFPNLEVLNVAHMLFIDIPPPAAFDPSGGPLVMCWVRDTTLAELASKLKGVCWCQTQSCIMCRRVLIDSGCPKWIEYGEDWREDEESCFDV from the exons ATGGAGAAGAAAAAATGCAAAGGCTTGGCTATATCAAGTTCAAGGAACTGGGCAAATATGGAATATGAAGTTCTAGTTTACATATTTATGAAGCTGAGCACTATGGATCTGCTTTCAAGCATTTCTCTTGTTTGTCATTCATGGCGTGCTGCATGTTGCAATCCACTCCTTTGGTTTACCCTTGATTTGGCAAGATTGAAGTACTCTTTTGACTGCCCAATGGACCTTGGCGCTTTACTGCATAGTTGGCAAAGTACGAGGTTAATGCAAATATTGAACAGTGCATTAATTCTCGGTGGGAACAATATTATGTGCTTGATTTTCCATTTTGATGcacatatcaaggatgaacacTTGATCTTTGCAGCTGAAAG GTGTCCTAGGCTGAAACAACTTGTTCTTCCAGCTTGGAATCAAATCACTGCAAATGGATTCAGTGCAGCTATCCGGAAGTTGAAAAATCTCGAGTCCCTAACGCTTCCATGCAATTATTTCCCCTCTAGTCTCCTGCAGATAATTGGTATAAATTGTCCAAAGCTCACCAAACTCAAAATAATGTCCCCTTTTGATGCTGATTTCGCACAGACCTTGTTTATTTATCTCCCAAATCTTAAGGTCTTAAGTTTGAGGTGCACAATAGTACACAAAGATGCTTTGAGACTCACATTAATGCTCTTTCCTAACCTGGAGGTGCTGAATGTAGCTCACATGCTTTTCATAGATATTCCTCCACCTGCAGCTTTTGATCCTTCTGGAGGCCCTCTTGTAATGTGTTGGGTGCGTGACACAACATTAGCTGAACTGGCCTCAAAGCTAAAAGGCGTATGCTGGTGTCAAACACAATCTTGCATAATGTGTCGGCGTGTCTTGATTGATTCAGGATGCCCCAAATGGATTGAATATGGGGAGGATTGGCGAGAAGACGAGGAAAGTTGTTTTGACGTCTGA
- the LOC110609553 gene encoding general transcription factor IIE subunit 2 isoform X1, producing the protein MALQERLDRFKKQQEKCQSTLTSIAAKAGPSKSASFQKTTPVAASPLTNPRTPGPPVKFSNDTERLQHINSIRKGPVGAQIKRVIDLLLEKRLAFTPEQINEACFVDVNSNKAVFDSLRNNPKVYYDGKRFSYKSKHDLKDKSQLIVLIRKFPEGIAVIDLKDAYPTVMEDLQALKAAGQIWLLSNFDSQEDIAYPNDPRAVIKVDDDLKQLFREIELPRDMLDIEKDLQKNGMKPATNTAKRRAAAQVQGISTKPKIKKKKHEISKRTKLTNAHLPELFRNLGS; encoded by the exons ATGGCACTGCAAGAAAGATTAGATAGATTCAAGAAGCAACAAGAGAAGTGCCAATCGACCCTCACCAGCATTGCAGCTAAAGCAGGGCCTTCTAAATCTGCTTCATTTCAAAAAACTACACCTGTAGCTGCATCGCCATTAACAAATCCTAGGACTCCAGGTCCACCTGTCAAATTTTCAAATGACACGGAGagactacaacacatcaacagTATTCGTAAAGGCCCTGTTGGAGCTCAGATCAAGCGTGTTATAGACCTGCTGCTAGAG AAAAGGCTAGCTTTTACACCTGAGCAAATAAATGAAGCATGTTTTGTTGATGTGAACTCCAATAAAGCTGTCTTCGACAGTTTGAGGAACAACCCAAAAGTCTACTATGATGGGAAGCGCTTCTCATACAAG TCCAAGCATGACTTGAAGGACAAGAGTCAGCTAATTGTTTTGATACGAAAATTTCCTGAGGGCATTGCTGTCATTGATCTCAAGGATGCATACCCAACTGTCATGGAGGATTTGCAG GCTCTGAAAGCTGCTGGTCAGATATGGTTGCTATCAAACTTTGATTCACAGGAGGACATTGCATATCCAAATGACCCCAGGGCAGTTATTAAGGTGGATGATGACCTTAAACAGCTCTTTCGGGAGATTGAATTGCCTCGTGATATGCTTGATATTGAGAAGGATTTACAGAAGAATGGCATGAAACCTGCCACAAACACTGCAAAGAGGAGGGCCGCAGCCCAGGTGCAGGGCATTTCCACTAAGCCAAAGATCAAGAAGAAGAAACATGAGATCAGCAAGAGGACTAAGCTAACAAATGCACATCTTCCAGAGCTTTTTCGGAACCTTGGTTCTTAG
- the LOC110609553 gene encoding uncharacterized protein LOC110609553 isoform X2, with the protein MQEFAFSSRKKGGVRGRDIGLSIPPIQFLAYTYSRVHISRSCAEMALQERLDRFKKQQEKCQSTLTSIAAKAGPSKSASFQKTTPVAASPLTNPRTPGPPVKFSNDTERLQHINSIRKGPVGAQIKRVIDLLLEKRLAFTPEQINEACFVDVNSNKAVFDSLRNNPKVYYDGKRFSYKSKHDLKDKSQLIVLIRKFPEGIAVIDLKDAYPTVMEDLQALKAAGQIWLLSNFDSQEDIAYPNDPRAVIKVDDDLKQLFREIELPRDMLDIEKDLQKNGMKPATNTAKRRAAAQVQGISTKPKIKKKKHEISKRTKLTNAHLPELFRNLGS; encoded by the exons ATGCAAGAATTTGCGTTTTCCAGCAGAAAGAAAGGCGGAGTGAGAGGGAGGGACATTGGTCTCTCGATACCACCGATCCAATTCCTTGCATATACGTATTCGCGCGTACACAT TAGTCGTTCCTGCGCAGAGATGGCACTGCAAGAAAGATTAGATAGATTCAAGAAGCAACAAGAGAAGTGCCAATCGACCCTCACCAGCATTGCAGCTAAAGCAGGGCCTTCTAAATCTGCTTCATTTCAAAAAACTACACCTGTAGCTGCATCGCCATTAACAAATCCTAGGACTCCAGGTCCACCTGTCAAATTTTCAAATGACACGGAGagactacaacacatcaacagTATTCGTAAAGGCCCTGTTGGAGCTCAGATCAAGCGTGTTATAGACCTGCTGCTAGAG AAAAGGCTAGCTTTTACACCTGAGCAAATAAATGAAGCATGTTTTGTTGATGTGAACTCCAATAAAGCTGTCTTCGACAGTTTGAGGAACAACCCAAAAGTCTACTATGATGGGAAGCGCTTCTCATACAAG TCCAAGCATGACTTGAAGGACAAGAGTCAGCTAATTGTTTTGATACGAAAATTTCCTGAGGGCATTGCTGTCATTGATCTCAAGGATGCATACCCAACTGTCATGGAGGATTTGCAG GCTCTGAAAGCTGCTGGTCAGATATGGTTGCTATCAAACTTTGATTCACAGGAGGACATTGCATATCCAAATGACCCCAGGGCAGTTATTAAGGTGGATGATGACCTTAAACAGCTCTTTCGGGAGATTGAATTGCCTCGTGATATGCTTGATATTGAGAAGGATTTACAGAAGAATGGCATGAAACCTGCCACAAACACTGCAAAGAGGAGGGCCGCAGCCCAGGTGCAGGGCATTTCCACTAAGCCAAAGATCAAGAAGAAGAAACATGAGATCAGCAAGAGGACTAAGCTAACAAATGCACATCTTCCAGAGCTTTTTCGGAACCTTGGTTCTTAG